One window of the Streptomyces sp. NBC_00259 genome contains the following:
- a CDS encoding ABC transporter ATP-binding protein — protein sequence MSPQRPAVAPGKRARDSVGPSATGAAARSLLTGGAGAFPGRAAALVATSLLSAAAAVALPALLGRSLDLVLAGAADAGPWLALCAALVVADIACDAACAHLAGTLTAHSAARTRRRALGHLLAAGPRAAGRFTPGDLVTRLTANVTEAAAAPAIAAAAVPAVVLPVGALVALALTDLWTAAVFVAGAPLLVLLVRAFARNTSAGVAEYQQVQGTIAARLVEALEGARTVAAAGTTERERARILAPLPELAAQGRLMWHVYGRAVARGAVLLPLLETGVLAVGGLRVAAGDMSVGELLAALRYAALAAGLGAVVGQLSGLLRSRAAAGRAAEALAAPVVAYGRRGLPGDGCGRLEFRDVSVVRDGRPVLRGVGLVVPGGATLALVGRSGSGKTALAQLPGRLADPDTGTVLLDGVPVAEIEREVLRREVGYAFERPALFGTTVRDSIAFGPYAPPLAEVSAAARAAEADAFVRRLPDGYGTQLKRAPLSGGEAQRLGLARAFAHAGRLLVLDDATSSLDSVTERQVARALLHQVRPGTRLVVAHRASSAARADLVAWLDDGRIRAVGPHAALWALPEYRAVFAADDDPAHVPDCVRPHAAADDGRAGGEGTPGEPVRGHGPAGGTP from the coding sequence GTGAGTCCCCAACGGCCGGCAGTCGCGCCCGGCAAGCGCGCCCGTGACTCGGTCGGGCCGTCCGCAACCGGCGCCGCGGCCCGGTCGCTGCTGACCGGTGGGGCAGGAGCGTTTCCCGGCCGGGCCGCGGCCCTCGTCGCGACGAGCCTGCTGTCGGCGGCCGCCGCCGTCGCCCTGCCCGCCCTGCTCGGGCGCTCACTGGACCTCGTTCTCGCCGGCGCCGCGGACGCCGGACCGTGGCTGGCGCTGTGCGCGGCACTCGTCGTCGCGGACATCGCGTGCGACGCGGCCTGCGCCCACCTCGCCGGCACACTCACCGCACACTCCGCCGCGCGAACCCGACGCCGCGCCCTTGGCCATCTGCTCGCCGCCGGGCCGAGGGCGGCGGGACGGTTCACCCCCGGCGATCTCGTGACCCGGCTGACGGCGAACGTAACAGAGGCCGCCGCGGCACCCGCGATCGCCGCGGCAGCCGTACCGGCCGTCGTCCTGCCGGTCGGCGCACTGGTCGCGCTCGCCCTGACCGACCTGTGGACGGCCGCGGTCTTCGTGGCCGGCGCTCCGCTGCTGGTGCTGCTCGTGCGCGCATTCGCCCGCAACACCTCCGCCGGGGTGGCCGAGTACCAACAGGTCCAGGGGACCATCGCCGCCCGCCTGGTCGAGGCACTCGAAGGAGCCCGCACCGTCGCCGCCGCCGGGACCACGGAGCGGGAACGCGCACGGATCCTGGCGCCCCTGCCCGAACTGGCCGCCCAGGGACGGCTCATGTGGCACGTGTACGGCCGCGCCGTCGCCCGGGGCGCGGTGCTGCTGCCTCTGCTGGAGACCGGCGTGCTCGCGGTCGGCGGGCTGCGGGTGGCGGCAGGGGACATGAGCGTGGGTGAGCTGCTGGCGGCGCTCCGCTACGCGGCCCTGGCCGCGGGCCTGGGTGCCGTCGTCGGACAGTTGTCGGGTCTGCTGCGCAGCCGGGCCGCAGCGGGGCGTGCCGCCGAGGCGCTGGCCGCACCCGTCGTGGCGTACGGCCGGCGCGGGCTGCCCGGTGACGGGTGCGGCCGGCTGGAGTTCCGCGACGTGTCGGTGGTGCGCGACGGCCGACCCGTGCTCCGGGGCGTCGGCCTGGTCGTGCCCGGCGGTGCCACCCTGGCCCTGGTGGGCCGGTCCGGCTCGGGCAAGACGGCCCTGGCACAGCTGCCCGGACGGCTGGCCGACCCCGACACCGGCACCGTCCTTCTGGACGGCGTCCCCGTTGCGGAGATCGAACGCGAGGTCCTGCGCCGGGAGGTGGGATACGCCTTCGAGCGGCCCGCGCTGTTCGGCACGACTGTGCGGGACTCCATCGCCTTCGGACCGTACGCACCACCCCTGGCCGAGGTGAGCGCCGCTGCTCGGGCGGCGGAGGCGGACGCCTTCGTGCGGCGGCTGCCGGACGGCTACGGCACGCAGCTGAAGCGCGCGCCGCTGTCCGGCGGGGAGGCGCAACGACTCGGCCTCGCACGGGCCTTCGCCCATGCCGGACGGCTGCTCGTCCTCGACGACGCCACGTCGAGTCTGGACAGCGTCACCGAACGCCAGGTCGCGCGGGCCCTCCTGCACCAGGTCCGGCCCGGCACCCGCCTCGTCGTCGCCCACCGGGCCTCCTCGGCGGCGCGGGCCGACCTCGTCGCCTGGCTCGACGACGGCCGGATCCGGGCGGTCGGTCCGCATGCCGCGCTGTGGGCGCTGCCCGAGTACCGTGCCGTGTTCGCCGCGGACGACGATCCGGCCCACGTACCGGACTGTGTGCGGCCGCACGCCGCCGCGGACGACGGGCGGGCGGGCGGCGAGGGGACGCCGGGTGAACCGGTGCGGGGCCACGGGCCGGCGGGCGGGACTCCGTGA
- a CDS encoding ABC transporter ATP-binding protein: MLLRLGGWSLLESAQTFLGGYGVAAALDRGFLAGQPVVGLGWLAVAAAAVVAGGAATHRVFHRLADLVEPLRDGLVRRVVGSALSSAVAGRGGRTGHAALSRLTHQTEAARDGFAGLVMVTRSFVFTTAGVVVGLATLAPALLLVVLPPLAAGLVLFIAALRPMAARQQDFLRTDEELAARIGSDVAGLRDIVACGAEARAADAAGELIDAQTRAARALARWAAVRTLALGLAGQAPVVLLLAAAPWLQARGVTAGELLGALTYLTQALLPALNTLMTGLGTAGTRLLVILDRLTGPDEPPAPGSSTAPAVRAVEQDAAAGAVEPDAAASAPAPAPDSGPRSRGAVTAPAGARPRTPGPRQPAPQQGTPAEPDAAAPSLELRSLSFSYGPGATPVIDCLDLLVEPGEHLAVVGPSGIGKSTLFGLVAGLLEPDRGTLLIGGAPVHRPDRDPSAARRALIPQEAYVFGGSLRDNLLYLCPGGVPTPDVEAAVRAVGLDGVVRGLGGLDARIDPAALSQGERQLVALARAYVAPARLVLLDEATCHLDPAAEARAERAFADRPGTLLVIAHRLSSARRADRVLVLDGVSATAGRHEELLERSPTYRDLVGQWHPQAG, from the coding sequence GTGCTCCTGCGCCTCGGCGGCTGGTCGCTGCTGGAGTCCGCGCAGACCTTCCTCGGCGGATACGGTGTGGCCGCGGCGCTCGACCGTGGGTTCCTCGCCGGGCAGCCCGTCGTGGGGCTCGGCTGGCTGGCCGTGGCCGCTGCGGCGGTCGTCGCCGGGGGGGCCGCCACGCACAGGGTGTTCCACCGCCTCGCCGACCTGGTGGAGCCGTTGCGCGACGGCCTCGTCCGCAGGGTCGTCGGCTCGGCGCTGTCCTCCGCGGTGGCAGGACGGGGAGGGCGCACCGGCCATGCGGCGCTCTCGCGGCTGACGCATCAGACGGAGGCGGCACGGGACGGGTTCGCGGGGCTGGTGATGGTGACCAGGTCCTTCGTCTTCACGACCGCGGGGGTCGTGGTGGGCCTCGCGACACTGGCTCCGGCCCTGCTGCTGGTCGTCCTGCCGCCCCTTGCCGCCGGGCTCGTCCTCTTCATCGCAGCCCTGCGCCCGATGGCGGCGCGGCAGCAGGACTTCCTGCGTACCGACGAGGAACTCGCCGCCCGGATCGGCTCCGACGTCGCCGGGCTCCGGGACATCGTCGCCTGCGGTGCCGAGGCGCGCGCCGCGGACGCGGCAGGCGAACTGATCGACGCGCAGACCCGGGCTGCCCGGGCACTGGCCCGGTGGGCCGCCGTGCGGACGCTCGCCCTCGGGCTCGCCGGGCAGGCGCCCGTCGTCCTGCTGCTGGCCGCCGCGCCGTGGCTGCAGGCCCGCGGGGTCACGGCCGGGGAACTGCTGGGCGCGCTCACGTACCTGACGCAGGCGCTGCTGCCGGCCCTGAACACCCTGATGACGGGTCTGGGCACGGCCGGCACCCGGCTGCTGGTGATCCTCGACCGACTCACCGGCCCCGACGAGCCCCCGGCGCCGGGCTCTTCCACGGCCCCGGCGGTGCGGGCCGTGGAGCAGGACGCGGCGGCAGGGGCCGTGGAGCCGGACGCGGCGGCCTCGGCTCCGGCCCCGGCCCCGGACTCGGGTCCGAGGTCACGCGGCGCGGTCACGGCCCCTGCCGGCGCTCGCCCTCGCACTCCGGGGCCCCGGCAGCCGGCGCCGCAGCAGGGGACGCCCGCGGAGCCCGACGCAGCCGCGCCGAGCCTGGAACTGCGGTCCCTGTCCTTCTCCTACGGGCCGGGCGCCACGCCCGTGATCGACTGTCTCGACCTCCTGGTGGAACCGGGTGAGCACCTGGCCGTGGTCGGACCGAGCGGTATCGGCAAGTCCACCCTGTTCGGGCTGGTCGCCGGGCTGCTCGAGCCGGACCGTGGGACGTTGCTGATCGGCGGCGCGCCCGTGCACCGGCCCGACCGGGACCCGTCCGCGGCCCGCCGGGCCCTGATCCCCCAGGAGGCCTACGTGTTCGGGGGCAGCCTTCGGGACAACCTGCTGTACCTGTGCCCGGGCGGGGTACCGACGCCTGACGTGGAGGCCGCGGTACGTGCCGTCGGCCTCGATGGCGTGGTGCGCGGGCTCGGGGGGCTGGACGCCCGGATCGACCCCGCGGCCCTGTCCCAGGGGGAACGCCAACTCGTCGCCCTGGCACGGGCGTACGTCGCCCCCGCCCGTCTCGTCCTGCTGGACGAGGCGACCTGCCATCTGGATCCGGCGGCCGAGGCCCGTGCCGAGCGTGCCTTCGCCGACCGGCCGGGAACGCTCCTGGTGATCGCCCACCGGCTCTCGTCGGCACGGCGGGCGGACCGGGTCCTGGTCCTGGACGGGGTGAGCGCGACGGCCGGACGCCACGAGGAGCTGCTCGAACGTTCCCCGACGTATCGCGACCTCGTGGGCCAGTGGCACCCGCAGGCCGGGTGA
- a CDS encoding response regulator transcription factor: MIRVLLVHDGCLMRSALTMLLRREEDLEVSGSSWRAAVGQADSLRPHVCVADVECPGAAVPGTLTGLLRRVAGPAAALLVLATGTRPGLLRRAFDAGALGYVSKDAGPQRLLDGIRQVAEGERFVDESLALGLLQAAHIPLTPRELSVLRLAAEGSTSAEIARNLHLSLGTVRNYMSTITRKTGARNRVDAIRISQHAGWV; encoded by the coding sequence GTGATTCGGGTGCTGCTGGTGCACGACGGCTGTCTGATGCGATCCGCGCTGACGATGTTGCTGCGGAGGGAGGAGGACCTGGAGGTGAGCGGATCGTCGTGGCGGGCGGCCGTCGGACAGGCCGATTCCCTGCGGCCGCACGTGTGCGTCGCGGATGTCGAGTGTCCGGGCGCGGCCGTGCCGGGCACACTGACCGGCCTGCTCCGGCGCGTGGCCGGTCCGGCCGCGGCACTGCTCGTGCTCGCCACGGGCACCAGACCAGGTCTGCTGCGCCGCGCCTTCGACGCGGGCGCGCTCGGGTACGTCAGCAAGGACGCGGGTCCGCAGCGATTACTCGACGGCATCAGGCAGGTGGCCGAGGGCGAGCGATTCGTCGACGAATCGCTCGCCCTCGGTCTCCTTCAGGCCGCGCACATACCTCTGACGCCTCGTGAACTCAGCGTTCTGCGGCTGGCCGCGGAAGGGTCGACGAGCGCCGAGATCGCGCGCAACCTGCACCTGTCGCTGGGGACCGTGCGCAACTACATGTCCACGATCACCCGTAAGACCGGGGCCCGTAACCGGGTCGACGCCATACGGATATCGCAGCACGCCGGGTGGGTCTGA
- a CDS encoding IS3 family transposase, with amino-acid sequence MSEAYAFIEAEKTTHGVALLCRLLKVARSSFYTWLAGEKTRRARKAADDALAHEITVLHLASRGAYGVPRIHAELRRLGHRINRKRIERVMRERGIAGVTRRRRRSLTRPSKRAVPAPDLMVRDFTAPAPGMKLVGDITFIPTDEGWLSLATWLDLATREIVGYSMADHHRASLVVDALVMAAGRSRLQPGCIAHSDRGSEYTSDELRREIGRLGLRQSMGRTGSCFDNAAAESFFALLKAEIGTRCWPDRASARAEIFAFIETFYNRQRLRKHPVWGYLTPLEIRQRHEQGHALAA; translated from the coding sequence ATGAGCGAGGCGTACGCGTTCATCGAGGCGGAGAAGACCACCCACGGCGTCGCTCTCCTGTGCCGGCTGCTGAAGGTGGCCCGCTCCTCGTTCTACACGTGGCTGGCCGGTGAGAAGACCCGGCGGGCGAGGAAGGCCGCTGACGACGCCCTGGCGCATGAGATCACCGTGCTGCACCTCGCCTCCCGCGGCGCCTACGGAGTGCCGCGCATCCATGCTGAGCTACGTCGGCTCGGGCACCGCATCAACCGCAAGCGCATCGAGCGCGTCATGCGCGAGCGCGGCATCGCCGGCGTGACCCGTCGCAGGCGCAGGTCGCTGACCCGCCCGTCCAAGAGGGCCGTGCCCGCACCGGACCTGATGGTTCGGGACTTCACCGCCCCGGCACCCGGGATGAAGCTCGTCGGCGACATCACCTTCATCCCCACCGACGAGGGGTGGCTCTCCCTGGCAACCTGGCTCGATCTGGCGACCCGCGAGATCGTTGGCTACTCCATGGCCGATCACCACCGCGCCTCCCTGGTCGTCGACGCCCTCGTCATGGCGGCCGGACGCAGCCGGCTCCAGCCCGGCTGCATCGCACATTCCGACCGCGGCAGCGAGTACACATCCGACGAACTCCGTCGCGAGATCGGCCGGTTGGGGCTACGGCAGAGCATGGGACGCACCGGCTCGTGCTTCGACAACGCCGCCGCCGAGTCGTTCTTCGCACTGCTGAAAGCAGAGATCGGCACCCGCTGCTGGCCGGACCGGGCGAGTGCCCGAGCAGAGATCTTCGCCTTCATCGAGACCTTCTACAACCGACAGCGGCTGCGGAAGCATCCGGTCTGGGGCTACCTCACCCCGCTGGAGATCCGGCAACGACACGAGCAAGGACACGCCCTCGCGGCGTAA
- a CDS encoding transposase — translation MGSKSNRSRRYTEEFKRDAVALVHSSGRTVTEVSRELGVSAEGLRNWVKQDAVDRGNGAPGELTTAEREELRRLRRLAAEQAETIEVLRKAAVFFAKESDR, via the coding sequence GTGGGAAGCAAGAGCAACCGCAGCAGGCGGTACACGGAGGAATTCAAACGGGACGCGGTCGCGCTCGTGCACTCCTCCGGGAGGACCGTCACAGAGGTGTCCCGGGAGCTCGGGGTCAGCGCCGAGGGACTGCGGAACTGGGTCAAGCAGGATGCGGTCGACCGCGGGAACGGGGCGCCGGGAGAGCTGACGACGGCGGAGCGCGAAGAGCTGCGCCGACTGCGGAGGTTGGCCGCCGAGCAGGCGGAGACGATCGAGGTGCTGCGAAAAGCGGCGGTCTTCTTCGCGAAGGAGAGCGATCGATGA
- a CDS encoding erythromycin esterase family protein, whose amino-acid sequence MTRHRTALILVLLLCAGALVAAAFSPTEQRALPAVDAAARPLRTTEPHGDLNDLRPFGQMVGNAQVVGMGEATHSSHEFFTMKHRVLRYLVENKGFRAFALETSWSSGLRIDEYLQTGEGDPKQIMREEFQDAYAWWNTREYLALIEWMRAYNVRHPHDRLRFVGDDFAFAGPELYDKVLTYVAQAAPALLPRFTELYRGLRPTTTTGTYMKQYLTRPLAERRSMATRTERALDLLKRHPASTQARKGAYAWAVQHATAIAQTARGYAFDFEDQEQAKASMRFRDQLMAENIAWWHAHTGQKILLSAHNAHVSYRTSDPRYPKMQGAFLRDQFGKGYVSVGSTFGRGSFNATGPGKKTRVHTLGPADRGSTEHLLDQVSPRDFAMDLRTVPKAARAWLAADRPTRSIGTSYPEPVHRIAQARSHDILIHLHRVSPARLLAVP is encoded by the coding sequence ATGACACGCCATCGGACGGCACTCATCCTGGTACTGCTGCTCTGTGCGGGGGCCCTGGTCGCTGCCGCATTCTCACCGACCGAGCAGCGAGCTCTTCCGGCTGTGGACGCCGCCGCCCGCCCGCTGCGCACGACCGAGCCGCACGGTGACCTGAACGACCTGCGGCCTTTCGGCCAAATGGTGGGCAACGCACAGGTGGTGGGGATGGGGGAGGCGACTCACAGCTCGCATGAATTCTTCACGATGAAACATCGCGTCCTGCGTTATCTGGTCGAGAACAAGGGCTTCCGGGCCTTCGCGCTGGAGACGAGCTGGAGCAGCGGTCTGCGCATCGACGAATATCTGCAGACCGGCGAGGGTGATCCGAAACAGATCATGCGGGAGGAATTTCAGGACGCCTACGCGTGGTGGAACACTCGGGAGTATCTGGCGCTGATCGAGTGGATGCGCGCGTACAACGTCCGCCACCCTCATGACCGGTTGCGCTTCGTGGGTGACGATTTCGCTTTCGCCGGGCCGGAACTCTACGACAAGGTGCTTACGTATGTGGCCCAGGCCGCCCCGGCGCTGCTGCCCCGCTTCACCGAGCTGTACCGGGGGCTGCGGCCGACCACGACAACCGGCACGTATATGAAGCAGTACCTTACCCGCCCGCTGGCCGAACGCCGGAGCATGGCGACGAGGACCGAACGCGCCCTGGACCTGCTCAAACGCCATCCGGCGAGTACCCAGGCGCGGAAGGGAGCCTACGCCTGGGCCGTGCAGCATGCGACCGCCATCGCTCAGACCGCCCGAGGCTACGCATTCGACTTCGAGGACCAGGAACAGGCCAAGGCGTCCATGCGTTTCCGCGACCAGCTAATGGCGGAGAACATTGCCTGGTGGCATGCGCACACGGGGCAGAAGATCCTGCTGTCGGCCCACAACGCCCACGTCTCCTACCGGACCTCCGATCCGCGCTATCCCAAAATGCAAGGCGCCTTCCTGCGCGACCAGTTCGGCAAGGGTTACGTGAGTGTCGGCTCGACCTTCGGCCGAGGCTCGTTCAATGCGACCGGTCCCGGCAAGAAAACGCGTGTCCACACGCTGGGGCCTGCCGATCGAGGGAGCACGGAGCACCTCCTCGACCAGGTGAGCCCTCGCGACTTCGCCATGGACCTGCGTACGGTGCCCAAGGCCGCACGCGCATGGCTGGCCGCCGACCGCCCCACTAGGAGCATCGGTACTTCCTATCCCGAGCCGGTGCACCGCATCGCGCAGGCGAGGTCGCACGACATTCTCATCCACCTGCATCGGGTCAGTCCCGCCCGGCTATTGGCGGTTCCGTAG
- a CDS encoding aminotransferase-like domain-containing protein has translation MNTRIAPPGFAARAASAGGSVIREALALTARPEVISFAGGLPASELLDVEGIRAAYDHVLTESPHRVLQYSTTEGDPRLREAVAARLSARQLPSRAEDLLVTTGSQQALALLATALLEPGDTVVVENPTYLAALQCFTYAGARVVPVPTDDQGIDVEALARIMAEERPKLLYLVPTFQNPTGHTLPLERRRSVARIAAERGLWIAEDDPYGELRFRGEHVPWIASLDDARDRTVLLGSLSKILSPGMRLGWLRAPAALRGVCTLAKQALDLHTSTVDQAAAAHYLREHDLDARLVRASYTYRERCDAMLDALAHTLPSGSTWSRPDGGMFIWVRLPDGYDAIALLSEAIAHDVAYVPGAPFFAGQADPATLRMSFAGHGPAQIEQGMKRLAQIFRYREREPGPGALLRNRQ, from the coding sequence ATGAACACCCGCATCGCTCCTCCCGGGTTCGCCGCCCGGGCCGCCTCGGCCGGGGGCTCCGTCATCCGGGAGGCACTCGCCCTGACGGCCCGGCCCGAGGTGATCTCCTTCGCCGGCGGCCTGCCCGCCTCGGAACTGCTCGATGTCGAGGGAATCCGCGCGGCCTACGACCACGTGCTGACCGAATCCCCGCATCGCGTCCTCCAGTACTCGACCACGGAAGGCGACCCTCGGCTGCGCGAGGCCGTCGCGGCCCGGCTGTCCGCCCGACAGCTACCCTCCCGCGCGGAGGACCTGCTGGTGACGACCGGGTCACAACAGGCACTGGCGCTACTGGCGACCGCCCTGCTCGAACCCGGAGACACGGTGGTGGTCGAGAACCCCACCTATCTGGCGGCTCTCCAGTGCTTCACCTACGCGGGCGCGCGAGTGGTCCCGGTGCCGACCGACGACCAGGGAATCGATGTCGAGGCCCTGGCGCGGATCATGGCCGAGGAACGTCCCAAACTGCTGTACCTGGTCCCCACTTTCCAGAACCCCACCGGCCACACGCTGCCCCTCGAGCGTCGCCGGTCGGTGGCGCGCATCGCGGCCGAACGGGGGCTGTGGATCGCCGAGGACGACCCTTACGGCGAACTGCGGTTCCGCGGCGAGCATGTGCCGTGGATCGCGTCGTTGGACGACGCCAGGGACCGCACCGTGCTACTGGGGAGCCTGTCCAAGATCCTGTCTCCTGGCATGCGGCTGGGGTGGCTGCGCGCCCCGGCGGCGCTGCGTGGCGTGTGCACGTTGGCCAAGCAGGCCCTCGATCTGCACACGTCCACGGTCGACCAGGCGGCCGCCGCGCACTACCTGCGGGAACACGACCTCGACGCGCGCCTGGTGCGGGCCTCGTACACCTACCGGGAACGCTGTGATGCGATGCTAGACGCCCTCGCGCACACGCTGCCTTCCGGCAGCACGTGGAGCAGGCCCGACGGGGGAATGTTCATCTGGGTCCGGCTGCCCGACGGCTACGACGCGATCGCCCTGCTGTCCGAGGCCATTGCCCATGACGTCGCCTATGTTCCGGGCGCCCCGTTCTTCGCGGGACAGGCCGACCCGGCGACGCTGCGAATGTCCTTCGCCGGACATGGTCCGGCACAGATCGAGCAGGGCATGAAGAGGCTCGCCCAGATCTTCCGGTATCGGGAGCGGGAGCCGGGACCGGGGGCGCTGCTACGGAACCGCCAATAG
- a CDS encoding isocitrate/isopropylmalate dehydrogenase family protein yields MKIAVVPGDGIGKEVVPAVLPTLEYLSEAYQLGLEYDVFTWGADQWLDTGIGLPAGAIDLLSSEYTSVFLGALGDPRIPDMAHGRDILLGMRKGLDLYVNYRPITLPSGVIDLYRENTQGLYVGIGGTVARAGTVSVAIDECVYTRETVEKFVRFCLGQLRDKGRRKVTLVHKSNAVPNTGGLWQDVFRRELQNFPELAGSEEYVDSFCYNLVRDATPYEGILASNLFGDIISDIGAALMGGLGLASSASICPETGFALFEPVHGSAPDIAGKGIANPYAAAMSLALMLDHLGHGQAAELFRTCVIEVSQSDAATPDLGGQGTTGRFMDHVVALLKRGTDNRTS; encoded by the coding sequence ATGAAGATCGCAGTGGTTCCCGGTGACGGAATCGGCAAGGAAGTAGTTCCGGCAGTCCTGCCGACCCTGGAGTATCTCAGCGAGGCATACCAACTCGGCCTTGAGTACGACGTTTTCACGTGGGGGGCCGATCAGTGGCTCGACACGGGCATCGGCCTGCCCGCCGGGGCGATCGACCTGCTCTCGAGCGAGTACACGTCCGTCTTCCTGGGCGCATTGGGCGACCCGCGCATTCCGGACATGGCGCACGGCCGGGACATCCTGCTGGGGATGCGCAAGGGACTCGACCTGTACGTCAACTACCGCCCGATCACCCTGCCGAGCGGGGTCATCGACCTCTACCGCGAGAACACCCAGGGGCTCTACGTAGGCATCGGAGGAACGGTCGCCCGCGCGGGAACGGTCAGTGTGGCGATCGACGAGTGCGTCTATACCCGGGAGACCGTCGAGAAGTTCGTACGCTTCTGTCTCGGCCAGCTCCGGGACAAGGGGCGACGGAAGGTGACCCTGGTACACAAGTCCAACGCCGTACCGAACACCGGCGGCCTCTGGCAGGACGTGTTCCGCCGGGAGCTGCAGAACTTCCCGGAGCTGGCGGGTTCCGAGGAGTACGTCGACTCCTTCTGCTACAACCTGGTGCGCGACGCAACGCCGTACGAAGGCATCCTGGCGTCGAATCTCTTCGGAGACATCATCAGCGACATCGGTGCGGCCCTGATGGGCGGCCTCGGCCTGGCATCGAGCGCGAGCATCTGCCCCGAGACGGGCTTCGCACTTTTCGAGCCGGTGCACGGCAGCGCTCCCGACATCGCCGGCAAGGGCATCGCGAACCCCTATGCCGCGGCGATGTCGCTGGCGCTCATGCTCGACCACCTCGGGCACGGCCAGGCGGCCGAACTGTTCCGCACCTGTGTGATCGAGGTGTCGCAGAGTGATGCGGCCACCCCCGACCTCGGCGGACAGGGAACCACCGGCCGGTTCATGGACCACGTGGTGGCGTTGCTCAAGCGTGGGACGGACAACCGGACGTCATGA